AGCAGAACCGCCACCGGCGCATAGATGCGGCGCTCGAACGTTCTTCGAGCCTTTTCACGCGGTGTCAGTTCGGGAACGTTCGCTGTCTGTGTGAAAATGCTCTCGTCTACCGGACCGGCGGAACCGGAGTGGCCGCTCGTCCCACCATCCGTGCGTGGGGGCGAACAGTCCGAGCCAAGATCGTTTGCGTCATCAGTAGGCTTCACGGTCACTCCCTCCTTTGACTCGGGGATCGATGACCCCATACGTCAAGTCCGCAACGAGAATCCCTAACAGTGTAATGCTGGTGAAGAAGATGAACGCACCCATGATGACCGGATAATCACGATTCAACAGTGCGTTGAACGTTACGAGTCCCATTGCGGGATAGTTGAAAATCGTCTCCAAGATGATTCCACTTCCGAAGATACTCGCGATACCCATCATGATACTTGTGTAGATGGGTAAGAGCGCGTTCCGACCAACGTAGCGAATGGCGATTCGCCCCTGACTGATGCCACGGAGCTGTGCGACCCGAATATAGCCTTCACCCATCTCACGGATACAGTTGCCGCGGAACGCTAACGCACCCCCGAATCCCGCGATAAACGACGAGAGGACGGGCAGCGCCGCATGTTTAACGACCCCGATGATGAACGGGAGGTTGAGACCTGGCGTCGTGTTCGGGTCCATCCGACCGCCACTCGGCAGCCAGCCGAGATAGAACGAGAAGACGATGAGCGAGAGGATGGCGACGATGTAGTACGGAACGGTGGTATTAGCAATGGAGAAAATCGTCATTCCGGTGTCGAATTTGCTCCCCTCGTTGTACGCCATGACCGCGCCGAACAGCAAGCTGACGGTAGTCCCGAGCGCAAGTCCGTAGATGCTGATGAAAATCGACCACGGCATCGCTTCGAACAGGATATCGAAGACAGGTCGGTTTTTGAATATTGACCGTCCAAAATCCTGGTACAGGACGATATCCCGCAGATAATGATAGTACGAAACGTACCACGGTTGATTGGGGTCGATTCCGGTGTAGGTCTCGACCATTGCGTTGATACGCGCCATCTGCTGCGGTGATGGACTCTCACCCTGCTCTAGCATCTGTTGCATCAGATGGATTTTGACCATCTCGATGGGACCGAATGGGAGCATCCGGTACAGGGCGAACGTTACTGTCAGTGCGAGGAAAAACACCAGCACTGACTGGCCGATCCGCTTCGAATAATACATCGTGCTACTGTGCTTGTGTTTCTCCCATACCAATAAAGCTATGGGAGAGATTCTCTGTAACGGTCCATTCATGAGGGCCGACAACCAGATGAGGGTATGACGCTCCTCGAACGGCTTCGAAGCTATCTCGGCGGTGGTACGGACGACACCGAAACGTACCAATGCATCAGATGTGGTGGAACATTTGACCGCAAGCACTACGAATGTCCCGACTGCGGTGTTCCACACGTTGTTACGCATACGGGTGACAGCGACGAGCGGGACGAAACGCTTAATCCCTGACACACGAGTCCATCGAACGGATGTCACACGGCCTTAGCCTCTTCGACTACGTCTGTTCGAACACCGATAAGTTTGCC
The Haladaptatus caseinilyticus DNA segment above includes these coding regions:
- a CDS encoding ABC transporter permease, translated to MYYSKRIGQSVLVFFLALTVTFALYRMLPFGPIEMVKIHLMQQMLEQGESPSPQQMARINAMVETYTGIDPNQPWYVSYYHYLRDIVLYQDFGRSIFKNRPVFDILFEAMPWSIFISIYGLALGTTVSLLFGAVMAYNEGSKFDTGMTIFSIANTTVPYYIVAILSLIVFSFYLGWLPSGGRMDPNTTPGLNLPFIIGVVKHAALPVLSSFIAGFGGALAFRGNCIREMGEGYIRVAQLRGISQGRIAIRYVGRNALLPIYTSIMMGIASIFGSGIILETIFNYPAMGLVTFNALLNRDYPVIMGAFIFFTSITLLGILVADLTYGVIDPRVKGGSDREAY